The following proteins come from a genomic window of Rubinisphaera margarita:
- a CDS encoding DUF6807 domain-containing protein, which translates to MKLSESFRTALAGLLILTATTALSAAEIKVVQKGEKVVFSIDGEHFTTFNYADSQAKPYFHPIYAPGKTLVVREQVFNKDGEQGNDAKTGMGHFHHKGLWIAIDTVNEGLNYWHEGNRIENVSVKLRKLDPNSNKRVHGSVLEVVNHWLDADEKPLIKETSVYTITPDRIIACDLTLSAIDKSVTFGDTKEGLFAIRVAHALRGLSGGEIVNADGAKGEKEAWGRTSPWVDYYGEVDGKTVGVSLFDDPKNFRPSRYHVRAYGLFAVNPFGESKYTNGENEAAPVTLEPGDSLNLRYGLYVHDGDTKAADVAETYQKFVNIR; encoded by the coding sequence ATGAAACTGAGCGAATCTTTCCGAACGGCTCTGGCTGGACTGCTGATTCTGACTGCGACGACAGCCCTTTCGGCTGCTGAAATCAAGGTTGTGCAGAAAGGAGAGAAGGTCGTCTTCAGCATTGATGGCGAACACTTCACGACGTTCAACTACGCCGATTCCCAGGCCAAGCCTTATTTTCATCCGATCTACGCCCCGGGGAAAACGCTCGTCGTTCGCGAACAGGTTTTCAACAAAGATGGCGAACAGGGCAACGATGCGAAAACCGGGATGGGGCACTTCCATCACAAGGGACTCTGGATCGCCATCGACACGGTCAACGAAGGATTGAACTACTGGCACGAAGGCAACCGGATCGAAAACGTCTCGGTCAAACTGCGGAAGCTGGATCCTAACAGCAACAAACGGGTTCACGGATCCGTCCTCGAGGTGGTGAACCACTGGCTCGATGCCGACGAAAAGCCGCTGATCAAGGAAACGTCGGTCTACACGATCACTCCCGACCGCATCATTGCCTGTGATCTCACACTGTCGGCTATCGATAAGTCGGTGACGTTCGGCGACACCAAAGAAGGGCTGTTCGCGATCCGCGTGGCTCACGCCTTGCGGGGTCTTTCCGGCGGAGAGATCGTTAACGCTGATGGTGCGAAAGGGGAAAAAGAAGCCTGGGGCAGAACATCCCCCTGGGTCGACTACTACGGTGAAGTCGACGGCAAAACGGTCGGTGTGAGCCTGTTCGACGATCCGAAGAACTTCCGTCCGTCGCGATATCACGTTCGTGCCTACGGACTGTTCGCCGTTAATCCCTTCGGCGAAAGTAAATACACCAACGGGGAGAACGAAGCGGCCCCAGTGACCCTGGAACCGGGCGACTCGCTCAATCTCCGCTATGGCCTTTACGTTCACGACGGTGACACCAAGGCCGCCGATGTTGCCGAGACGTATCAGAAATTCGTCAACATCCGCTGA